A DNA window from Thalassospiraceae bacterium LMO-JJ14 contains the following coding sequences:
- the msrB gene encoding peptide-methionine (R)-S-oxide reductase MsrB: MTDKVSKSEQEWMDQLGFEAFKVLRMKSTERAGTSPLNHEKRKGVFVCAGCGEPLFTSESKFESGTGWPSFYQPVSDEAIGEEIDKGFFMTRTEVHCAKCDGHLGHVFPDGPQPTGQRFCINGVSLKFRPED; encoded by the coding sequence ATGACGGACAAAGTTAGCAAATCCGAACAGGAATGGATGGACCAGCTCGGTTTCGAAGCGTTCAAGGTGCTGCGTATGAAAAGTACCGAACGTGCCGGCACCAGCCCGCTCAACCACGAAAAGCGCAAGGGGGTCTTCGTTTGCGCCGGGTGTGGCGAGCCGCTTTTCACGTCAGAAAGCAAATTCGAGTCCGGCACCGGCTGGCCCAGCTTTTATCAGCCGGTCAGCGACGAAGCCATTGGCGAGGAAATAGACAAGGGTTTCTTCATGACCCGGACCGAAGTGCATTGTGCGAAATGCGACGGGCATCTCGGCCATGTGTTCCCGGACGGCCCGCAGCCGACCGGCCAGCGTTTCTGCATCAATGGTGTGTCGTTGAAATTCAGGCCGGAAGATTAA
- the acdA gene encoding 3-sulfinopropanoyl-CoA desulfinase, with product MFHLSETQLQIQEAARRLASGVIAERAAEVDRTEQYPWHNVEELTKAGFMGMTIPKEHGGQGLTFFDAVLVVEQMAKVCGVSARIVVEANMGAVSAVMRYGSEEQKKLAASLVLAGDKPAICITEPGAGSAATDMTTKAVKRGSEYVINGTKHWITGGGVSKLHLIFARVIEDGTDMGIGGFIAVRDEAEGLRVGTREPAMGLRGIPECEMIFEDLVIPESMALIPPEGIKRGFAGLMNAYNSQRVGAGTVALGIAEGAYEQALKYAGEREQFGRPIAEFQGLQWMLADMSVGLAAAQALIYKAATSAETTQGGFPDMLMAAQAKILASETAIKVTSDALQVFGAAGYSRNLPMERMYRDARMFTIGGGTAQVLRNLVAGQILDRKLPQTRDGYTKLAERARAAE from the coding sequence ATGTTTCATCTGAGCGAAACGCAATTGCAGATACAGGAAGCCGCGCGCCGGCTTGCGAGCGGCGTTATTGCCGAACGTGCCGCCGAGGTTGACCGGACCGAGCAATACCCCTGGCACAATGTCGAGGAACTCACCAAAGCCGGTTTCATGGGGATGACAATCCCCAAGGAACATGGCGGTCAGGGACTGACGTTTTTCGATGCCGTGTTAGTCGTCGAACAGATGGCAAAGGTATGTGGCGTTTCTGCGCGCATCGTCGTCGAAGCCAATATGGGGGCCGTCAGCGCGGTCATGAGATACGGCTCCGAGGAACAAAAGAAACTGGCCGCGTCGCTTGTCCTTGCGGGTGACAAACCGGCGATCTGCATCACCGAACCGGGGGCTGGCTCGGCGGCGACCGACATGACCACCAAAGCCGTCAAGCGCGGCAGCGAATACGTCATCAACGGCACCAAGCACTGGATCACCGGGGGTGGTGTGTCGAAACTGCACCTGATCTTCGCGCGCGTGATCGAGGACGGAACCGACATGGGTATCGGCGGTTTCATTGCCGTCAGGGACGAAGCCGAAGGGCTGCGTGTCGGCACCCGTGAACCGGCGATGGGGCTTCGCGGTATTCCGGAATGCGAGATGATCTTCGAAGACCTCGTTATCCCCGAAAGCATGGCGCTGATCCCGCCGGAGGGGATCAAACGAGGATTTGCCGGCCTCATGAACGCCTATAACTCGCAGCGCGTCGGCGCCGGAACGGTGGCGCTGGGTATTGCCGAAGGTGCGTATGAACAGGCGCTCAAATACGCCGGTGAACGCGAGCAGTTCGGCCGTCCGATCGCCGAGTTTCAGGGGCTGCAGTGGATGCTGGCCGACATGTCGGTGGGCCTCGCCGCGGCGCAGGCGCTGATCTACAAGGCGGCGACCTCGGCGGAAACGACGCAGGGCGGATTCCCCGACATGCTGATGGCGGCGCAGGCGAAAATCCTCGCATCGGAAACGGCGATCAAGGTGACGTCGGATGCGTTGCAGGTCTTCGGTGCGGCGGGTTATTCCCGAAATCTGCCGATGGAGCGCATGTACCGCGATGCGCGGATGTTCACCATCGGCGGCGGTACGGCGCAGGTGTTGCGCAATCTGGTCGCCGGCCAAATCCTCGACCGCAAACTGCCGCAGACCCGTGATGGATACACGAAACTGGCCGAGCGCGCCCGCGCTGCGGAATAA
- a CDS encoding CBS domain-containing protein, with the protein MAEEKRRRAYDDTLVKDVKGVNEDFVLHVPGGRPLREAVDFLADHKIGLTLVIASDGALAGVISERDVVRAIYEHGNHALNMSVDMFMAREVITCSDTDRAVDVARIMAERHFRHLPIVDNGFLAGMISATDLVRHFASKT; encoded by the coding sequence ATGGCTGAGGAAAAGCGGCGCCGCGCCTATGACGATACCCTCGTTAAGGACGTAAAGGGCGTAAACGAAGACTTCGTGCTGCACGTTCCCGGCGGCCGGCCCTTGCGCGAAGCCGTCGATTTTCTCGCCGATCACAAGATTGGTCTGACCCTGGTGATCGCATCGGATGGCGCGCTGGCCGGTGTCATCTCGGAACGCGACGTGGTCCGCGCGATATATGAACACGGCAACCACGCCCTCAACATGTCTGTAGACATGTTCATGGCACGCGAGGTCATTACCTGTTCCGACACCGACCGCGCCGTGGATGTCGCAAGAATTATGGCCGAACGCCATTTCCGCCATCTGCCGATCGTCGACAACGGCTTTCTGGCAGGCATGATCAGTGCCACCGATCTTGTCCGGCATTTCGCATCAAAAACCTGA
- a CDS encoding cyclic nucleotide-binding domain-containing protein — protein sequence MATKEFKSGDILLAEGSVPETAYRILQGSVELSRDADGMSMPTAVLDRGSLIGAEELIDGRVMDDTVQALGALTAELVSKEQAAGLLGKQPAKKQSKPKRNLPALSEDKSASGEQSTSRALVALSASTAGEFHEEDAASSVLKPGLLRRILKPDFADVYDRLDVRISALEGDGGEQAAAYLISELSKRRGLRARAMNSKVMLEFETDPIGAMRELKRASERWLVDNGGDIIVWGAVANAGTLLHLRFFVREEALVDQFRMGGGWTLLILPLPLDAASAHRLHAALLATVRTKQAGKLLTVRRDLDVLLLDAREQLLQEVPHLDPIARAEERATVARTFASATRFKRRAEDAQTAMQLFDSSLEAFSADRTPLEWAFVHRDRAYLGQFIAERTNDTNALRDSIDDLDAALRVIGPDAFPYDWAAMNNRLGLALYRLDFDNGDADTLERALVAFENTLTIYDKKKTPSEWAEAMGHFGQVALVIGRENRNPAMLLQAVEACNAVVSARDRRHMPLHWASAQNNLGSALFLYGRIAGDTSALQGARDAFRTARAIYVEKGADRMAGIAEKNLRHVDKAMSRGREKSTPPELPWEGRGDEPPPLPWEFGPGASGGTSGVSGADVPASGPRSKTDTWLDERLR from the coding sequence GTGGCAACCAAAGAGTTCAAATCCGGCGACATTTTGCTCGCCGAAGGCAGCGTGCCTGAAACAGCTTATCGTATCCTGCAGGGTTCGGTTGAGTTGTCTCGTGACGCCGATGGCATGTCGATGCCGACGGCTGTGCTCGACCGCGGGTCGCTGATCGGCGCTGAAGAGTTGATCGATGGCCGCGTCATGGACGATACGGTGCAGGCGCTCGGTGCGCTCACCGCCGAGTTGGTCAGCAAGGAACAGGCAGCGGGCCTGCTCGGCAAGCAGCCGGCAAAGAAACAGTCAAAACCGAAAAGAAATCTCCCGGCCCTGAGTGAGGACAAATCCGCATCCGGCGAACAATCAACGTCACGTGCGCTGGTTGCGCTGTCGGCATCGACCGCCGGTGAATTTCATGAAGAAGATGCCGCCTCCAGCGTCCTCAAACCCGGCCTGCTGAGACGCATCCTCAAGCCGGATTTCGCGGATGTCTATGATCGCCTGGATGTTCGTATATCGGCACTTGAGGGAGACGGCGGCGAACAGGCCGCGGCTTACCTGATTTCCGAGCTGTCAAAGCGTCGCGGCTTGCGCGCGCGCGCCATGAACTCAAAGGTCATGCTGGAATTTGAAACGGATCCGATCGGCGCCATGCGTGAATTGAAGCGCGCGTCGGAACGTTGGCTCGTCGACAACGGCGGCGACATCATTGTCTGGGGTGCGGTCGCAAATGCCGGCACGCTGTTGCATCTCAGGTTTTTCGTGCGCGAAGAAGCCCTTGTCGATCAGTTCCGCATGGGGGGCGGCTGGACGCTGTTGATCCTGCCTTTGCCTCTGGATGCGGCATCGGCACACCGGTTGCATGCCGCACTTCTGGCGACCGTGCGGACCAAACAGGCGGGCAAGCTTCTGACGGTACGCCGCGATCTTGACGTGCTGTTGCTCGATGCCCGCGAGCAGTTGTTGCAGGAAGTCCCGCATCTCGATCCGATCGCGCGGGCCGAGGAAAGAGCCACGGTGGCGCGCACGTTTGCCAGTGCCACACGCTTTAAGCGCCGTGCCGAAGATGCGCAGACGGCGATGCAACTCTTCGACAGCTCCCTTGAAGCCTTCAGTGCGGACAGAACGCCGTTGGAATGGGCCTTCGTGCATCGGGACCGAGCTTATCTGGGACAGTTTATTGCGGAACGCACCAACGATACGAACGCGCTCAGGGATTCCATCGACGATCTGGACGCGGCATTGCGGGTGATCGGCCCGGACGCCTTTCCCTATGACTGGGCGGCCATGAACAATCGCCTGGGGCTGGCATTGTACCGCCTCGATTTTGACAATGGGGATGCCGATACGCTGGAGCGCGCGCTGGTGGCATTCGAAAATACGCTCACAATCTATGACAAGAAAAAGACCCCGTCCGAGTGGGCCGAAGCGATGGGACACTTCGGTCAGGTGGCGCTGGTCATCGGTCGTGAAAACCGCAACCCGGCCATGCTGTTGCAGGCGGTCGAAGCCTGTAACGCCGTTGTCTCTGCGCGTGACCGCAGACATATGCCGCTGCACTGGGCGTCGGCACAGAACAATCTTGGCTCGGCACTGTTCCTGTATGGCCGCATTGCCGGCGATACCAGCGCCCTTCAGGGCGCGCGCGATGCCTTCCGCACGGCGCGTGCGATCTATGTTGAGAAAGGCGCCGACCGAATGGCCGGCATTGCCGAAAAGAATCTTCGCCATGTCGACAAGGCAATGTCGCGGGGACGTGAAAAATCAACGCCGCCGGAACTGCCCTGGGAAGGGCGTGGCGATGAACCGCCGCCATTACCCTGGGAATTCGGACCCGGCGCAAGTGGCGGGACAAGTGGTGTTTCCGGTGCTGATGTGCCGGCATCCGGCCCCCGCTCGAAAACCGATACCTGGCTCGACGAGCGTCTGCGTTGA
- the arsC gene encoding arsenate reductase (glutaredoxin) (This arsenate reductase requires both glutathione and glutaredoxin to convert arsenate to arsenite, after which the efflux transporter formed by ArsA and ArsB can extrude the arsenite from the cell, providing resistance.) produces MAITIYHNPRCSKSRQTLAILEDSKAEFTVVEYLTTPPSKTELKRILGLLGMKAHDIIRKKEAKEAGLDIAAMSEAALIDAMVKTPVIIERPIVVGADKAVMGRPPENVNSLI; encoded by the coding sequence ATGGCGATAACGATTTATCACAACCCGAGGTGTTCGAAATCGCGTCAGACACTGGCGATTCTGGAAGACAGTAAAGCGGAATTTACGGTGGTCGAATACCTCACGACGCCGCCCTCTAAAACTGAACTGAAACGGATACTCGGCCTGTTGGGCATGAAGGCCCACGATATTATTCGCAAAAAAGAAGCGAAGGAAGCCGGTCTCGACATTGCCGCGATGAGTGAAGCGGCGCTGATCGACGCGATGGTCAAGACACCGGTCATCATTGAACGGCCGATCGTAGTCGGCGCTGACAAGGCGGTCATGGGCCGTCCGCCGGAAAACGTGAACTCTCTAATTTGA
- a CDS encoding LysR family transcriptional regulator — MDLRHLKTLIAIAEHGSFAAAGEAVGLTQSAVSLHVKALEEYLETKLFDRTTRPPRLNTRGRNLVDRARDIVEQCESLTDIVTGEALSGSLDIGSVPTLLSGILPPALSAIRETHPDLRIRVSSGLSADLVGRVHKGELDAAVVTEPSQLQTGLSWHMFAEEPLMVIAPKGTKGSTDRELLDAGPFIRFQRFAWAGRLIDTHLKDRGIRVNTGMEIDSLEAIASMVAHGLGVSVVPDRAGAKLPDEVEKIPFGDPPLNRVIGVVERRDNPKAHLIRALVEILSGLAGDKRPKGIGRQIIGEI; from the coding sequence ATGGACTTACGTCACCTCAAGACATTGATCGCGATCGCAGAGCACGGATCGTTCGCCGCTGCCGGCGAGGCTGTCGGTCTGACCCAGTCCGCTGTCAGCCTGCATGTCAAAGCGCTCGAGGAATATCTGGAAACAAAGCTGTTCGACCGGACCACGCGGCCGCCGCGCCTCAACACAAGGGGCCGCAATCTGGTCGACCGGGCGCGCGATATCGTCGAGCAGTGCGAAAGCCTCACCGACATCGTTACCGGCGAAGCGCTCTCGGGCAGCCTGGATATCGGTTCGGTGCCGACGCTTCTGTCAGGCATACTGCCGCCGGCATTGAGTGCGATCCGCGAGACGCACCCCGATCTTCGGATCCGTGTTTCCAGCGGCTTGTCTGCCGACCTGGTCGGGCGGGTGCACAAGGGGGAATTGGACGCCGCCGTGGTGACGGAACCGTCACAGCTTCAGACCGGGCTGAGCTGGCATATGTTCGCGGAAGAGCCGCTGATGGTCATCGCACCGAAGGGCACCAAAGGCTCGACCGATCGCGAGCTGCTCGACGCCGGGCCGTTTATCCGGTTCCAGCGGTTTGCCTGGGCCGGGCGGCTGATCGACACGCATCTCAAGGACCGGGGTATCCGCGTCAATACAGGGATGGAGATCGATTCTCTGGAGGCCATTGCCTCAATGGTGGCGCACGGGCTCGGCGTTTCCGTGGTCCCCGATCGGGCCGGAGCCAAGTTGCCCGACGAGGTCGAGAAAATTCCTTTCGGGGATCCGCCGCTCAACCGGGTCATCGGTGTCGTCGAACGGCGCGATAATCCCAAGGCGCATTTAATCCGGGCGTTGGTTGAAATTCTCAGCGGTCTGGCCGGAGACAAACGGCCAAAGGGCATCGGGCGGCAGATTATAGGTGAGATTTAA
- a CDS encoding CaiB/BaiF CoA-transferase family protein, translated as MTNTTENKGTGPLEGIRILDLTRILAGPTCTQLLGDLGADIIKIEKPVDGDDTRGWGPPYLKDTDGNDTRESAYYMASNRNKRSVTVDIAKPEGVRLIKEMLKSCDALCHNFKVGGLDKYGLGYDEIHAEFPDKVYLHISGFGRTGPYAKRAGYDMLAQGMGGVMSLTGPVDGDPHKVGVGISDVMCGMYATTALLAALRHRDKTGQGQLIDLALLDTSVAWLINEGVNYLTHGKENVRRANAHSNIVPYDVYPTADGYVILAIGNDGQYQRFCEYVGKPEMATDERFRTNDLRVRNRDAITPLMRQITVMKTTAEWVDGLAPLGVPSAPVNTVPMAFEDPQINHRGMRIEMDHPISADGKCRLIGNPIKYSETPVTYRRPPPMTGEHTDEVLKEMLNLDADAVQKLRDDGVI; from the coding sequence ATGACGAATACTACGGAGAACAAAGGAACAGGCCCGCTTGAGGGCATCCGAATTCTCGATCTCACCCGCATCCTTGCCGGACCGACCTGCACGCAGCTACTGGGCGATCTCGGCGCTGACATCATCAAGATCGAAAAGCCGGTCGACGGTGACGACACCCGGGGCTGGGGCCCGCCGTACCTGAAGGATACGGACGGCAACGACACCCGCGAAAGCGCCTATTACATGGCGTCGAACCGCAACAAGCGCTCCGTCACCGTCGATATCGCCAAACCCGAAGGGGTCAGGTTGATCAAGGAAATGCTCAAGAGCTGCGACGCGCTTTGTCATAACTTCAAGGTCGGCGGTCTCGACAAATACGGCCTCGGTTATGATGAAATACATGCCGAATTTCCGGACAAGGTTTATCTGCATATTTCGGGCTTCGGACGCACCGGGCCATATGCCAAGCGAGCCGGTTACGACATGCTGGCGCAGGGCATGGGCGGGGTCATGAGCCTGACCGGGCCTGTCGACGGCGATCCGCACAAAGTCGGTGTCGGCATTTCGGATGTGATGTGCGGGATGTATGCGACGACGGCGCTTCTTGCCGCGCTCCGCCATCGTGACAAAACAGGTCAGGGGCAGTTGATCGATCTGGCGCTGTTGGATACCTCCGTCGCCTGGCTGATTAACGAAGGCGTCAATTATTTGACGCACGGCAAGGAAAACGTGCGCCGCGCCAATGCACATTCCAACATTGTACCCTATGACGTTTATCCGACGGCGGATGGTTACGTTATTCTGGCGATCGGTAACGATGGTCAATATCAGCGGTTTTGTGAATATGTCGGCAAACCGGAAATGGCGACCGACGAACGCTTTCGGACCAACGATCTGAGAGTCCGCAACCGCGATGCCATTACACCGCTGATGCGACAGATCACGGTAATGAAGACGACCGCCGAGTGGGTCGACGGGCTGGCTCCGCTGGGTGTGCCGTCGGCGCCGGTCAACACTGTGCCGATGGCTTTTGAAGATCCGCAGATCAATCATCGCGGCATGCGTATAGAAATGGATCATCCGATATCGGCCGACGGCAAGTGCCGGTTGATCGGCAATCCGATCAAGTATTCGGAAACGCCCGTCACCTATCGCCGCCCGCCACCGATGACCGGAGAGCACACCGATGAAGTCCTGAAGGAAATGCTGAACCTGGATGCCGACGCGGTTCAAAAGCTCCGCGACGACGGCGTCATTTGA
- a CDS encoding glutathione S-transferase family protein, whose protein sequence is MLKLLDDPISGNGYKVRLLLAFLGTPYEYKAYDILKSETRTADFLKLNPNGKIPLLILEDGTPLAESNAILNYLAAGSAFLPTDRLHHAQVLQWMFFEQYSHEPNIATLRFWNHLPELEAAQKAQIPGKHANGIAALKLMNDHLSTHDWLVADAPSIADIALFAYTHVADEGGFDLSGYPAVEKWIARIKGLAGYVPMTMPD, encoded by the coding sequence ATGCTGAAACTTCTGGACGATCCGATTTCCGGTAACGGCTACAAGGTGCGCCTTTTATTGGCTTTCCTCGGCACACCCTATGAATACAAGGCCTATGACATCTTGAAATCGGAGACCCGCACAGCGGATTTCCTGAAGCTCAACCCGAACGGTAAGATACCGCTGCTGATCCTCGAAGACGGTACCCCTTTGGCGGAATCCAACGCCATTCTGAACTATCTGGCCGCCGGCTCGGCATTTCTGCCCACCGACCGGCTGCACCACGCACAGGTGCTGCAATGGATGTTCTTCGAGCAGTATTCACACGAACCCAATATCGCAACGCTCAGGTTCTGGAACCACCTGCCCGAGCTCGAGGCCGCACAAAAGGCTCAGATCCCGGGCAAACACGCCAACGGCATTGCTGCACTGAAGTTGATGAATGATCATTTGTCGACGCATGACTGGCTCGTCGCCGACGCCCCGAGCATCGCCGACATCGCGCTGTTCGCCTATACCCATGTCGCCGATGAGGGCGGCTTCGATCTGTCCGGATATCCGGCCGTGGAAAAATGGATCGCGCGGATCAAGGGGCTGGCGGGTTATGTGCCGATGACGATGCCGGATTAA
- a CDS encoding thiamine pyrophosphate-binding protein, which produces MPSTSDIIAKRLYDAGCRHAFGIPGGEVLSLMDGLESAGIQFHLVKHENAGGFMAEGTYHATGAPGILLATVGPGVVNAVNVVANAWQDQVPMIFLTGCVDAAEAETYTHQVFDHTKVIEPICKASMVVADGAVDVMIDKALAIAMQDPPGPVHLDVPINIAGTEAKVTGYPGRAPMSKTAPAPGPDLERARKAIAGAERPLMICGVDVLHHDAAAVIDEAVHRLNMPVLTSYKAKGVVAEDDPLALGGHGLSPKSYKALKPLIDDADVILLAGYDPIEMRIDWRNAWPTGIDGKTVIEVSGHANTHYVHQADINFICDVGAGVSALTSGINGKDTWKGGDIEKMKAALQGAFPRDEAWGPAAVIDAARTAFPKQGFAAVDTGAHRILLSQQWECYQPRTLAQSTGLCTMGCALPIAMGHKIANPDTPVIAFTGDGGMEMILGELATLRDMKLAVVIVVFVDESLGLIELKQRANKQDNLGVDFGGTDFAALARVMGGIGVTASDRATLETAIADGMNADTFTLIACPIGRKAYDGRF; this is translated from the coding sequence ATGCCGAGCACATCCGACATCATCGCGAAACGGCTTTATGACGCCGGGTGCCGCCACGCATTCGGCATTCCGGGCGGCGAGGTGCTGTCACTGATGGACGGGCTGGAAAGTGCCGGCATTCAGTTTCATCTGGTGAAGCACGAAAATGCCGGTGGGTTCATGGCCGAAGGCACGTACCACGCGACGGGTGCGCCGGGCATCCTGCTGGCGACGGTCGGGCCGGGTGTCGTTAATGCGGTTAACGTCGTCGCCAATGCATGGCAGGACCAGGTGCCGATGATCTTCCTGACCGGGTGTGTCGATGCCGCCGAAGCCGAAACCTATACCCATCAGGTTTTCGATCATACGAAAGTAATCGAACCGATCTGCAAGGCCTCCATGGTCGTCGCCGACGGTGCCGTCGACGTGATGATCGACAAGGCGCTGGCCATCGCCATGCAGGATCCGCCGGGGCCGGTGCATCTGGATGTGCCGATCAATATCGCCGGAACCGAAGCGAAAGTGACGGGCTATCCCGGTCGCGCGCCGATGTCGAAAACGGCCCCCGCGCCGGGACCGGACCTTGAGCGTGCACGCAAAGCCATTGCCGGGGCCGAAAGGCCGCTGATGATCTGCGGTGTCGATGTGCTGCATCACGATGCCGCCGCGGTTATCGATGAAGCGGTGCACAGGCTGAATATGCCGGTCCTTACATCCTATAAAGCCAAGGGTGTGGTTGCCGAGGACGATCCTCTTGCGCTCGGCGGGCATGGATTGTCGCCGAAGTCCTACAAGGCGCTGAAACCGCTGATCGACGATGCGGATGTTATTCTGCTGGCCGGGTACGATCCCATCGAAATGCGCATCGACTGGCGGAACGCCTGGCCGACGGGCATTGACGGTAAAACCGTGATCGAGGTCTCGGGACATGCCAACACCCATTATGTGCATCAGGCCGATATCAACTTCATTTGCGACGTCGGCGCCGGGGTGAGCGCGTTGACGAGCGGTATCAACGGCAAGGACACCTGGAAAGGCGGCGACATCGAAAAGATGAAGGCGGCGCTTCAAGGCGCCTTCCCCAGGGACGAGGCATGGGGCCCGGCGGCGGTCATTGATGCCGCGCGCACAGCATTCCCCAAACAAGGTTTCGCCGCCGTCGATACCGGTGCGCACCGAATTCTGCTGAGCCAGCAATGGGAGTGCTATCAGCCACGGACACTGGCGCAGTCGACCGGGCTTTGCACCATGGGCTGCGCGCTGCCGATCGCCATGGGCCACAAGATCGCCAATCCGGACACGCCCGTTATCGCATTTACCGGCGACGGCGGCATGGAGATGATCCTTGGCGAACTGGCGACGCTTCGCGACATGAAACTTGCGGTGGTCATTGTCGTCTTTGTCGACGAAAGCCTGGGGCTGATCGAATTGAAACAGCGTGCCAACAAACAGGATAATCTCGGCGTCGATTTCGGCGGTACGGATTTCGCCGCATTGGCGCGCGTCATGGGCGGCATCGGCGTCACGGCGAGCGACCGCGCAACACTGGAAACGGCCATCGCGGACGGGATGAATGCGGATACCTTTACCCTGATCGCCTGCCCGATCGGCAGAAAAGCCTATGACGGCCGCTTCTGA
- a CDS encoding tetratricopeptide repeat-containing glycosyltransferase family protein — MAKQSGKAKAAPKKRAKAVLRPRENKEPAATVESRPHTVDPEKLEMWRSLPEDQRAALREREAARMFSNAAAMHREGKLDQAIEAYGKSLLLNPKQPDVYNNMGVALRSLGKLEAAVACYRRSLVLKPNNSGVYSNMGNALRELGRLEVSMASHQQAVRLAPRSTEAYYNLGLVLRDLGQTEAALSCLEKALALNENHVDCQWDRALTLLEMGRLEEGFEGYESRWLLERSPPRQFDQPRWDGAELKGKTVLVHHEQGFGDMIQFARYLPMIKARGGQVVVEVQPELARLIGSVDGVSKVFNRGQTPPKFDYWIPMMSLAHIFGTGLDTIPADVPYVGPLDPGAVQLPSSLGRIKRVGIAWAGRPTHRNDVNRSSGFKHFIEILGLPGMSVYSLQKGAPAADIKEHGCEALVTDLGERLRDFSDTAAVVAQLDLVITVDTALAHLAGAMGKPVWVAVPFAPDWRWMRSGDTSPWYPSMRLFRQKRHGAWAGVFGDIRRALRDEIVER, encoded by the coding sequence ATGGCGAAACAGTCCGGGAAGGCCAAAGCGGCGCCGAAAAAGCGCGCCAAGGCGGTGCTTCGTCCACGTGAGAATAAAGAACCGGCGGCGACGGTAGAGTCGCGCCCGCATACGGTCGACCCTGAAAAGCTGGAAATGTGGCGGTCCCTGCCCGAGGATCAGCGCGCCGCATTGCGTGAACGCGAAGCGGCCAGGATGTTCAGCAACGCCGCCGCGATGCACCGTGAAGGCAAGCTTGATCAGGCCATCGAAGCCTATGGCAAGTCCTTGCTTCTCAATCCCAAGCAGCCCGATGTCTACAACAACATGGGCGTCGCGCTACGATCGCTTGGCAAGCTGGAAGCCGCTGTTGCCTGCTATCGCCGCTCGCTGGTTCTGAAGCCGAACAATTCCGGCGTTTATTCGAACATGGGCAATGCTCTTCGCGAGTTGGGCCGGCTCGAGGTCTCGATGGCCTCGCATCAACAGGCTGTCCGCTTGGCGCCGCGTTCGACCGAAGCTTATTACAACCTGGGACTTGTGCTGCGTGATCTCGGTCAGACGGAAGCCGCGTTGAGCTGTCTCGAAAAGGCACTGGCGCTGAATGAAAATCATGTCGATTGCCAGTGGGACCGCGCCTTGACGCTGCTTGAAATGGGCCGGCTCGAAGAAGGCTTCGAAGGGTATGAGAGCCGCTGGCTGCTGGAGCGCTCGCCGCCCCGCCAGTTCGACCAGCCGCGCTGGGATGGCGCCGAGCTCAAGGGTAAGACAGTGCTTGTGCATCATGAACAGGGGTTCGGCGACATGATTCAGTTCGCTCGCTACCTGCCGATGATCAAGGCGCGTGGCGGTCAGGTGGTGGTCGAGGTGCAGCCCGAACTGGCGCGCCTCATCGGTTCCGTCGATGGTGTCAGCAAGGTCTTTAACCGCGGGCAGACGCCACCCAAGTTCGATTACTGGATTCCGATGATGTCTTTGGCGCACATCTTTGGGACAGGGTTGGATACCATTCCGGCCGATGTGCCCTACGTCGGGCCGCTTGACCCCGGCGCGGTGCAGTTGCCATCGTCGCTGGGCCGCATCAAACGTGTCGGTATTGCCTGGGCCGGACGTCCGACGCACAGGAACGACGTTAACCGCTCTTCCGGTTTCAAGCATTTCATTGAAATACTCGGCCTGCCGGGAATGTCGGTCTATTCGCTGCAGAAAGGCGCACCTGCTGCCGATATCAAGGAGCACGGATGCGAAGCGCTGGTCACCGACCTGGGCGAGCGTTTGCGGGACTTCTCGGATACTGCCGCGGTGGTCGCCCAACTGGACCTGGTGATCACGGTGGATACCGCGCTGGCACACCTGGCCGGCGCCATGGGCAAGCCGGTATGGGTCGCCGTGCCGTTCGCCCCTGACTGGCGTTGGATGCGGAGTGGCGATACCTCGCCCTGGTATCCGAGCATGCGGCTGTTTCGCCAGAAACGCCATGGCGCCTGGGCCGGGGTTTTCGGCGATATCAGGCGCGCCTTGCGTGACGAAATCGTCGAGCGCTAG